The genomic interval CTTTTCCCAATGGAATACCACGCCCGTAGTCACGGATGGTGACGCTGTGTTCCGTTACCTTGATGTCGATCTGCTTGCCAAAACCCATGGTGTGCTCGTCAATACAGTTGTCAGCCACCTCCTTTAACAGGATGTAGATACCATCGTCCATGCTGGAACCATCTCCCAGCTTGCCGATGTACATACCCGGACGAAGACGGATATGCTCACGCCAGTCGAGTGACCGTATCGAATCTTCGGTATAGGAGTTCTGGAGATCTTTCTTATCCGTAGTAGCCATAATTATATAGAAATTCCAATTTACTTTGTTACAATGCCCGGTTTCGATGCACCATTTATGCCAGGTTCCTCAAGATCAGTCAAATGGGGCATTTTCTTCCGGAAGGCAAATTTACTAAAACTTTTAGCAAAAGCCGGTTGCTGGCAAAAATAAAGGTTTCAGCGTATCATCCCAAGTATTAGTTATACACTATGCTTAAATAAATGAATAACAATTATTTGAGGGTAGCGCCAAAAAGAATTTTCGCTCCTGGCAAGGTTTTCCCGGTTTACGACGATAAAACAAATATAATTTCTTCAAATATTGTACAAAAGGGCATAAAAATTTATTCACAAAAGTGATTCAGAAATGACAATTTATATAATTAAATATTTTATATTTACAAAGTCGTCTTTTTGAAAACAAACCTCTGTCCTAAACTATGAAAGCTACATTCTTTATCACACTGTTAGCAGTGCTTACCATTGCACTCCTCATTACTTATATGGTTAATAAAGAGCAACGCTCTATGAACCGTTTAAGCAGCAGATTCATCAGATTGCTGGAAAGATTCAATTCCTGGCAGATGATGAGGTAACAACATTTCATTATCTTAATAAGACTTTTACCTATGAAAGCCGGTCTCTTATTTAAGTTGGCCTGTTTACTGATTGCCTCAATGGCCCTCGCGGTACATTTTATGCGCAAAGCGCTGGGGAAACTCGGGACAAGCAATGAACAGAAGTAAATCACTCATTATCCAGTAAAATTATAAAGGGCGCAAAGACAATCTTTGCGCCCTTTTCTATGCAATAAGTTAAAAGTAGTTGATTACCTGTTATAATATTTGTTCACCGCGTCAGTCCGGCTTCTCACATGCAGTTTCTCATAAATATTGTGTACGTGCCTGCGTACCGTTTCAATGCTGATAAACAGGTTGCTGGCGATCTCCTTGTACAGGAATCCCTTCGACAACTGGTCGAGGATCTCTTTTTCCCTGGAAGTCAATGCCTCCAGTGCCGGGTTAGGCTTGGCCTGCTTCTGGAAATATGCCACCACCCTGCGCGCTATCTGTGAGCTCATGGGAGAACCACCTTCATGCAGGTCGCGAATGGCGCCCAGCAGCTCGCTCGGCGGCGTTTTTTTCAGGATATATCCGCTGGCGCCCGCTTCCAGTGCCTGAAATATTT from Chitinophaga filiformis carries:
- a CDS encoding response regulator transcription factor; translation: MDIISVAIVEDNHDIRTAMELLINGSDGYACIGAFNNGETAVEQIPNLLPNVVLMDFNLPGGMNGIECIARLKGEYPDMHFMMLTVYEDDDKIFQALEAGASGYILKKTPPSELLGAIRDLHEGGSPMSSQIARRVVAYFQKQAKPNPALEALTSREKEILDQLSKGFLYKEIASNLFISIETVRRHVHNIYEKLHVRSRTDAVNKYYNR